The sequence AAGTATTTTAGATTCATTTGCGGGTAAAGTATTATATGGTCCTGCAGGGACATCGATCTTCACTGGGGTATTTTCTACTTGTATGTGTGACTTTGTTACATTTTTTGTATTAACAAAGGCATCAGGtaattgatttgcaattctttgcaagtgaaTGATTCTTTCAACTCCTTGCTTACATTGATTGTTTCTGGGATCGTAATGAGATAATGTTTTCTCATTCCAAAAGATTTTTCGTTGTTCTTCAGGATACAATTTTTCTCCACCCAAtgttggaaaatttgtttcatCAAAATGGCAATCTGCAAATCTTGCATTAAACAAGTCGCCTGTTAAGGGTTCCAAATATCTAATGATAGACGGTGACTCATACCCCACATAAATTCCAAGTCTACGTTGGGGACCCATTTTGGTTTGTTGTGTAGGTGGGATAGGTACTTGTACCGCACAACCAAATACTCTAATGTGAGAAACTTCAGGTTCTTGACCatatgcaagttgcaatggTGAATATTGGTTGTAATTAGTTGGTCTTACACGAATTAACGATGCAGCGTGTATGATAGCATGACCTCAGGCTGAAGATGGCAGTTTTGTTTTCATGAGTAGCGGTCTTGCAATTAATTGCAGTCGCTTAATAAAGGATTCTGCTAGACCATTTTGTGTATGGACATGGGCTACTAAATGCTCGACCGAAGTCCCTATTGACATACAAAAGTCATCAAATGCTTGTGATTTAAATTCAGCAGCATTATCAAGGCGAATTGCCTTAATTGAGTGGTAGGGGAATTGAGCTCGTAGTTTAATCATTTGCCCAAGTAGCTTTGCAAAAGCTATATTTCGAGTTGCAAGCAAACTAACATGTGACCACCTAGTTGATGCAtcaatcaataccataaagtatcgaaatggacCACATGATGGGTGTATAGGCCCACAAATATCCCCATGAATTCTTTCCAAGAATGTTTGAATTTCAACATCAATCTTTGTTGGAGAAGGCCTTATAATTAGTTTACCTTGTGAACAAGCCACACATGAAAAGTCACCATTTAGGAGAACCTTTTGATTCTTTAAGGGATGTCCACGCGAATTATCTattattcttcgcatcattgaaCTCCCAGGGTGACCAAGTCGGTCGTGCCATAATATGAAAGTTTTCTTGTCAACAAACTTCTTGTTTGTGACTGTATTTGCCTCAATTGCCTTTATTATTGTGCAATACATCCCAGAAGAGAGTGCACgtaatttttcttttatatgttttttttaccaCATATCATAGATGTAATACAAAGGTATTCAACCTTGTTTACATTCAATGTTTCAATATGATATCCATTTCTGCGGATATCTTTAAAGCTAAGAAAATTTCTACTGGATTTGCTAGCGTagagtgcattttcaatatataGAATTTTCTCATTTGGCAGAATGATTTTTGCCTTTTCATGACCTTCAATAATTTTTGATGCACCCGATATTGTTATAACATTATTTTCAGCTAATGTTATTTCCAAAAAATACCTTTTACTTTGAAGGATGGTGTGAGTTGTACCACTATCGGCTAGACATATGTCTTGGTATTCTCCCATTAATCTAAAAGAAATGCATAATAGATTAAGTTACAACTTCAATATTCATAAGAaggaaattatattaaataaagttCTCAAAACATTAACCACCATTAcaactgaaaataaaattgtactgaataaaaccaaaaccaaaaagatAAATTTGACTATTATAGAAAAAAAACATAGATATCCAAAAGCACTAATCTTAGGGACACGAAAGCATTAAAGGCAGAACTTGATCACTCTATATTTTCTAGCACACCACCCCCAATCAAATGATCAATATTCCCGCCTGGTTGTGCAAAGAAATCAGAGACATCCAAGTGAGTTATATCAACAGGGCCATCATCATCAGCAAAATTTGTCTCTTTTTTTCCCTTTCCTTTGATCAAATTTTGGTAGAGATCCACAAGATGCTTTGGAGTACGGCAGGTACGAGACCAATGTCCTTCCGTTCCGCATTTGAAACACTTATCTTCATACTCTTTCATGTTTCTccctttttcttcttcattatTCGGTTTCCACTGTTGGTGGTTTGTTTTCTGTCTCTTTTCATCATGTTGCTGGTAATTTTTGTTTTGACCATGGCCACGCCCACGCCCATGACCATGTCCACGTCCTCTTCTAATATGGGgattttgagttgagttgacATTCACTTCAGGGAATGATATttcatttgcttcaggaaatggtGTAGAGCCAGTTGGGCGtaattgatgatttttcaaTAGTAATTCATTGTTCTGTTCAGCAACTAGTAGACAGGAAATAAGCTCAGAGTACTTTTTAAATCCACGCTCACGATATTGCTGCTGCAGGAGCAC comes from Henckelia pumila isolate YLH828 chromosome 4, ASM3356847v2, whole genome shotgun sequence and encodes:
- the LOC140860836 gene encoding uncharacterized protein, which gives rise to MENITKLEFEALDISGKNYLSWILDAEVHLVSKDLRNTIKEENNESPQDLAKSLIFLRHHLDDGLKAEYLTVKNPQELWKNLKERFDHQRSVVLPRARYEWIHLRLQDFKSVSDYNSALFKICSKLKLCGENIFDQDLLEKTFSTFHASNVLLQQQYRERGFKKYSELISCLLVAEQNNELLLKNHQLRPTGSTPFPEANEISFPEVNVNSTQNPHIRRGRGHGHGRGRGHGQNKNYQQHDEKRQKTNHQQWKPNNEEEKGRNMKEYEDKCFKCGTEGHWSRTCRTPKHLVDLYQNLIKGKGKKETNFADDDGPVDITHLDVSDFFAQPGGNIDHLIGGGVLENIE